A segment of the Zalophus californianus isolate mZalCal1 chromosome 3, mZalCal1.pri.v2, whole genome shotgun sequence genome:
AACGTGTGGCATACGAGAACTGGGACTCGGAAGGCCATGAGCACAGTTCACGCAGCCATCTGTCTCTGGGACGATGATGAGGCCCGTGTCCCTGTCCCTCCGAGAAGATCATGGAGGATGGTGACTGAGCCACTGTCTAACAGAAACCAGAAGGGAGGCAGGGTGCCGCATGGGAGACTCGGGACAGATGTCCCATCAGTTCCCAGACGGTACAGGGGGTGCCACCCCCTCTTGGGACGGGaagccctgccctcccagcccctgcccctttCCTCTGGGCTCCGCCAAGAGGCGTGTTCTCTTTTCAGATGCGCCCGTGGGattctcttccctgcccctcccctcaccagtTGAAGCTCCTGGCCTGCCGAGACCCACAGCCCGGGAGGCCAGTGCCCCAGCGGGCCGGGCCTGGTGTGCCACCTCCTGCTGTACCGAGGGCCAGATGCAGGGTGTGGGGGGCGGTGCCTCTTCGTCCCCACAGCCTGGACACCCCACGCCAGGCGTCTGGTGAGGTGTTGTCTTGTTTCTTCTAGACTCTTCTGACGTAGAGCGATTGGAAAGATTCTTTGATTCAGAAGATGAAGACTTTGAAATCTTGTCTCTTTGAAAATCCTGGAGTTGGGGGACGGTATCCACTGGCCCTCCCTGGGGGCACCTTCGAGAGCCCGGCCCTGCCTCGGGGCGCTTGGCGCCGCCGCATTTCATCCATCCAGCCTGCCCGTCCGCTGAATGCCTGTGCCCCGTGCCGCCTCCGCCCGCAGACGGAGGACTGCCCTGTCCCGGAGGCCTTCCTGCGAGCCCCAGGGCTGCGCAGGCCTGGAGGGCTCGTCAGGCTCCCGGGCACAAAGGAGGAGCTGCCCGCGGGAAGCCCCGTGCAGCCGGTCAGGAGCTCCTGAGAGCAGAGCCTTCCACACTTCCCAGAGCTCTCCCTGCGACACTGCCAGCCCTGCACTCGCCTCTGCCCTGCTTCCCCCTGGGCGCTCGGTTCTGGGTTTGCTTGTTTCAAGTTACAAGGACATGCATTTCTGTGGGGCGTGTCCCTAGTCATCTTCTCCGGAGACCTGCAGGGTGGGCGTGTGCGGGGTGGTGCCTGTGGACTCAGCCTGGGCCCTGCTCTCCGCGGCCTCCGCCCGGCGTGCTTGTCAAGGGCTACCTCAGCGGGGGATCAGATGGAAAGAATTCTGGCAAGGTTTCTCCTTGCTTTGGGGAGCAAAGTAGTGAAGTGGTGGGCGTGGTGGAAATCCAAAGATGTCACCGAGCGTGCATGTGACTCGCTAGGACAGGGACATGCCTGCTGTCCCGGAGCCGCAGGTAAAGCCCGAGTGGGATGCGCCTTTCTCACGCCTCCTTTGCGGGCCCCGCGTGCTGCCGCTTGCTTGTCGCACCAGCTTCCCCTGGGTCAGGGGTCTGTGGCCCtcaggcctggggggagggggcgcggcaCGCTGCCATCCAGGGCCTTCCTCCCGGTCACCAAGGCTTTAGATGGTTTGGGGCCAGAGGGTAAATAAAGCCCACAGCTTGACGCGTGAGCCCGGCGCCCCCATCCCTCTGTGTACCAGTCAGAGATGTTTCCAGACCCTTGTCAGCACTGACGTCAGCACCTGCGGCCTTTAGCCCGCGTACTCGAGGCCCAAACTGCACCACTCCCACCCGGGTTTGCCGTCCGTCCTGGAAGACTGGCTTCTGTCCCACCGGCAGCGTAAAGGGGCTCTGGGGGGGCTCGGGTGGAGGTGACGGCCTCTCCCAGAGCGCCTCCACTCGCAGCCTCCTCCAAGCCCTTGCTTGTgcgggcgggcgggcaggcgggGCTGGAGCACACGTCTGCCCCGGGCCTGCTCGTCCTGCCGGCCCATGTGTTGCCCACATAAGcgatttcctttttcccttctgttccctGCATCCCGTCCGTGAGGTCAAgttgggggagcagggaaggTTGGCCGGTGTCCACTGCTCCAGCGCTGCATTTCTCTGAACGAACAAATGTGCCGCCGCGCCGCGGGCTAGGGGCCAGGGGGGTGTTGGCAGCCCCTGCAGCTGGTACAAACTGGGGACATGGGCGACGGCCTGACCCACAGGGAGCTTTGTCTCATGTGTTTTGGAAAAGGCTTACTGAAGAGAATGTCGTTCATTCTTTGTAGTGTAGTTTGCAATTCTTAATGGCAAATAATAAGTTTCAGTAGAAAACGCTTGGTTGTCTGTGTCTTGAATTCTCCTCACGTTCTAGGTGGATGTGGGAAGACGGAGCAGGAGCGTTGCCTAGGCTCCTGCTGCCAGGGACGGGGGGCTCCGGGGTGGGGTCTCGCGGGCGGCTGTGGCCTGCCCAGGGCCCCAGACCCATCCCACGCCCCACCCAGCCTGCGAGCGGTGATGCTGTCCTTGGCCTCGTGGTCGCAGAAGTGAACACCACGAGGGGACTTGCTTTTAGAACACACGGTAGCTCCTTCGACAAGAAGCCTTGTAGAAAGCGTCCCCAGCGCGGTGTTAGCCTTAGTTTGTGAAAGCAGCGTCCCTCCAGGTGGGCTGAGACTGCTAGCCACGGGCAGGCACACGCAGGACACGGGCAAGGCCCCGGGTGGGACGGCCGGGGGTGCCCCCCAGCCTCCGGTGCCGCTGCGAGGGGCCCGAGGCAGACACAAGTGGGAAGCACTGAGCTGATCCCCAGCTGAGGCAGTCCACCTGCACCGCGGCCTCCAGAAAACGCCCGGGGGACCTTCTGGTGCTGGAACCGTTCTCCACGCTCAGCAGCTTCCAGCCACAGCCTTCCTGTCAGGATCCCAGAGGCCGGGGCTCCAAGTCAAGGTCTCTACAGGCCTGTttcctcctggaggctccaggggacaAGGTTTACCCCTCTTCCCCCTTCCGGAAGCTGCCCACATTCCCTGGGTGCACGGCCCTCCTTCCACCTTGAGTGCCCTCCGACCCATCCTGCTGCCACCAGTGTCCCTGACTAGggctcctgcctccctgccagAGACCCTGTGGCTGCGTCTCGGGCCTCCCTGACGAGGCGGGATGGCCTCTCCAGCTCGCCGTGCAGGTGCTCTGTCCCCAGGCTCCAGGACGACCGCGGGTCCCTCTCCAGGGACCGTTACTCCGCCCACGCCCGTGCAAAAGCCACTGGAGCCAGGGGCTCTGGACCGTGTCACAGCCCGTAACCCTGCCCGCCCAGCCCCGGCTCGTTGGCCAGATGTCTCAAGACACATGCTGTATTTCCTGCAGAGAGTTTAAGCGTCGGACCGTTTTTGCCCCCGTCTTGGCCCCGCTGCCCCCCACCTGCGGGGCCCTCTCTGCTCCGGGTGTTCCTCCCGAGGACGTTCCTTCCACCTCTGGCCCCACTGCCCCCGGCTCGGCCCCCCGCCGAGGCTGCGAGAGGCAGAGAGGCTGGTTTGGGGTCTTAGGACTTCAGGCTGCCTCGCGTTTTTCTCACAGGGTGCGTGGCCTCGGTTGTGTGAAGAAGCAAAGGCGGTTACGGACAGTGCTGTCGGACCGTAACTGTGGGTGACCCCGGGGCTCTAGTCGAACCCCGTGTGCAGTTCTGATGGCTTCTGTCTCTCCGTGGCGGGTCCCCGGGCCCTGACCACACGTGGGCTGCCCGGTCTGGGTGCACGGCCATCAGGAGGACCGCAGGAGCTGCTGGAGTCCCCTCTGTAAGCAGATGACACAGAACTGCGTCTCCACGACTGTCCCCTCGTGGCCTcactcaaggccacacagccaccAGCCACGCTCACCTGTCACGTCCTTTGCCCCCTTTTGAGGTGCCACCCAAGGACCGGGACCGAGGGCCGGCTGCCTGTGACCAGACAAGCACGGGCCCTCGTGGCTGCACGCAGGCTCTGCCCGGGCCCCGCCGGAACGGCCAGGTCACCACTTGGCCTTCACGCAGAGATCACGTCCCAGCCACAGGAGAAGGCAGCTGCCCCTCCAGGCGGGAGGACCCAGACCCACTGGGTGGACGGGGGgagccctgcctgccctccaTCCAGCACTCTGCACTGCTTCCCACTCCGGATTCTCCCAGAAGTCAACAGAGCACTCCGAGGGGCTTCAAACGGGGCAGACTGAAAACACAGCGAACAGCCGAGCCTGCGTCTGCAGCGTTGAGGCTGGACGGGCCCCCTGCCCCCGGGACGCAGCCCCTGCCCGCTAGGAAGGACGCCCCGTCAAGCCCACGGTGGCTAAGGAAAGCGAGAGCTTCTGCGGTgtcttttcaaatgaatttttattagTGCCTGTAAGAAATGCGGGACAGTTTTAACTGACTACCATTTCACTGAAACTACCTGCATGTGTGTTAAATTTCCATAAGAAAGCACAGAACACAGTAATTTACTGGCATCTTGGGGGtgaaggagaggacagaggacagCGGCGGCACAGCACTGCCCGCACGGCGCCCCGGGCACGCCCCGCCGGCTCCTGGGGGGCTGAGCTGCGGCGGCTTGTCTCTGCGTCCTGCTCCGTGAGCGCGGCGTCGGGGTGTCCACGTACCCCCGGCTCGGCCCCGCGGGACCAGAGGGGGCACTGCATGGCTACTTCCACAGCTCCCCCAGCGGCCTCTGGGCGGCGGCCTGGATGGTGTACACACAGAGGGCGTGGATTTCCTTGTGGACATCTTCGATGCTTTTGGAAGCGTCGACCATCTGTCCCGGGGcggggaggcaggaggaaaagagaaCCGTTAACGCTTGTCACTGTTCTGTGCGTGGGGACTTCAGGCGGGGCTGGGTTCCAGAGCGTACGGTACACACTCGGATTCTTCATCTTACACCTTAGTCTGACCTTTGCCCTTGGCTGGGGAGGGTGGCCTCTGCCTGTGTCCTTGGGACGAAGCCGACCCACGCTCCTGCTGTGGCCCAGATACAGAGAAACACCCAGTCTCGCTCCTGATcagaccctctccctcccccagctcccgcCGGCGCGCACGTCAGTgaggcgccccccccaccccggccggtGGCCGATCTccgcaggggaggcagggagagccgccgcccctcccccaggccatgCCCGGATGCTGCTCGGCGCTCGAGGAAGCCCTGCACAGAAGCCAACCCTGGGTCGGAATCCTTTCCTCCTGGGGAAGATGGTTTCGTCCTGACCCAGCCGGGCTGCTCTCCCCCTCGATGTGTTGATGCTGTGCCCTCACGTGAAAAGCATGGGGACCTCTGGTCACTAAGGGAGCCAGCCACCCAAGAACTGCTCTCCGCCCGAAGCAAGGGAGACCAAGCTGGACAGAAGCTTCTGTGTGCTCAGGGGGGTGCCCTGTCTCACTGCCGGTCCAGGCTCAGCCAATTCTGGAGGAGCTGCGGGGGGTGTAGACTCACTCAGACGCGGGTATGACCGTTCCGTGAGGTCTGACTGCGCGGCCCAAGACTGCATGTACGCTCGCGCACAGGCGTACTACGCACGCGCAGTACATACAAACTCGCACACACGGATACTACACATGCACACGCTACGTATGAACTCCCACGCAGGCGTATCACGTAGAAACCACATCTCCAGTTGTCTGAGGGCCTGGGAGCAGTGACAGCACTGAGACAGCACTGAGCTCCCCGCACACAGCTTTAGAATGGCTTTCTCCACAAGACAGGAGCACGGAAACCTGGGGAAGCAGCCGATTCCAGAGCGAGGCGGGAAGCGTACCGGGTGAACCCAGAAGGTACTAACGTGCTGGGAAGCAGTAAGCGTCCCAAAGTGCAGGGACCCGCGAGAAGGTAACAGGAGCTGTCAGGTGGGGTGGCGGGGCGGGCAGCACAGACCGAGGTAAGTCAAACAGGACCACAAATCCGTACGGAGATGAACGTACAGGTAAACTGAAAATCTGATGAGCTGTGAGGTTTTTATATGGTTTATAAAAATCTCATCACAAAATACTTATTACACCGGGAGAGAGAGTGACGTGACTGTGGAGAAGCCTGGCAAATACCACTGAGCCAGCACGCACACAGCGGGGCGTCACTTGGCCATACAAAACGATGAGCTCTTGCCATCGGCAACAATACCGGTGGCCCGAGACTGCGTCGCGCTCCGTGAACTAAGTCACACAGAGCAGGACGAATACCGCaggatttcacttgtatgtggaatctaacacaaaacaaatgaataatcgCACAAAGAGCAGAATCAGACCCACAAACGcacagggggcagggggcgggagcTGCCGCTTGCAGTTATGGAGCGAGTACGTCCCGGGGATGGAAGGTGCGGCACGGGGGCTGCGGTCAGTGACCCCGCGAGAGTGTCATGTGGTGACAGGTGGGGCCACACGTGCGGCGAGCCCAGCGTAACGTACGCTCCTGTCCAGGCACTCGGCTGCACGCCGCAACTCCTCTAAGCGTGCGTCAGCGGCACACAAATAAGAATCAATACCCCGAAAAGTGAACATCCCCAGAAGTGAACAAACGGAAATCCTACCCACATGGCAGGACGCAGTGAGCACCCAGCCTCCCTCCCGGGCCACCCTGCCAAAGACACACGTGAATCCCATCATGGGGAAACAGCCACGTCCATCTGAGACTCATCTACAAATCAAATGCTAATGAACTTCGAAAGTGTCCATGTTGTGAAAGTCACACAGGCTAGAGACCAGAGATGGGACCGTACAGACTGTACACTGGGTCATTTGTCAAAAAGGACACTAGTAGTGGGACCAACGGGGCAACGTGAACGGGGCCTGGGCACCTGGGGACAGCAAGGGATCTGCGTTAATGTCCTGATTTTGACAGTccatggcagggagggggcatTAGAGACTAATTTGTTAACGGTTCCAGGGAAGAGTTTTTTTGTATTGTACTTGCAAGCTGTAacctttttgttattgtttaaaaattttttcaaagactgttaaaaaagttaattttcagATGAACAAAAGCTGAGAGTTCTATGCCAGGAGACCCACCCTACAGGAAACGTTAAAAGACGTTCTTAAGCTAAAGGAAGTGAAATGAGATGAAAAGTGGGGAGGTTCGGGGCGGAGAGCGCCAGCACTGGGCGGCAGGAAACGGTTTCCTGTTTCTTCCCCACTCCCATTCCTGATTTCATACCTTCTTGTCTTGTTCCCTGCAGGGTTTGAAATGTGTTATAAGTCCAGACTAGTTTGAAGCCACATAGAActgacaaaggaaaaacaaagggaaCAGAACTTGGCAATTTTTCGTATAAAATCAACCAGTACAAAAATGGGATTCAAGTTTCCATGTGGGCAAAGAAATGCCCTCCTCAGACCATGAGACAAGCTGTGTGGGCTCAGCACTGACGTGAGCACATGAAACAGATGGAAAGGCCGTGGGTATGTGGGCGTCCCCTGCTTTGTGAAAGTTTGTGTTACACCACTTTGCTTTTGTGAAAGATTTATgttagtacctgtttttgctaactgaaGGAAATCCAGAAAGTGTTTTTGCTCTTACAAAAAAAGgcgaaaagcaaaaatagcattcCGTGCCGGTTCTGCAGCGAGCCGTCCCAGGGGCAGtgcgcaccccccccccaccaaactcCTTCCCGGGAGCCTCTCTCGGCATGTTGGCGTCCAGCCGCCGAGCTCTGAGCTGTGTCTGGGAGCATCTGGGCTTCATCTCCATtgattttgtgcatctgttagcaagatgtgtcacAAAAGCCTAGGAAAGGTGGttttttgggtctgggaacattaaaaaacatttccatataaattaatggtaattgcttctttgctttatgccattttcGCTTATGAGAGATTTCATAGGAACGCTATACTTTTAGCTAGTGGTGCAACCCATACTTTAAAAATACGTGTGCAACCTACGCCACAAAGGAGCCCCCCAGAGGAACCCCCACCCTGGCAACGAGCGAGCGGAAGTCAGTgtggagaagtggggagggcCGCAGACAGGCAGGTCGCGGGAGAAGCATCAATCAGACAAGACGGCCAAACCAGGAGCCAAAGCCAACACCCTTAAACCTTCCCCAGAGCAGCAAGAGTGCAGCCTGTCTTGGGAGTGAGACTTGTCAGCTGTCAACGTTGTCAGCTTGTTTGTTGCCAGGGGCGGCCTCTGACCACACGGGACAAGGGTGGGCCCAGGCGACCAGGTGTGTTCACACGAGGTGGGCCTGGGGATGGGTGCgtgcagggaggaagggggaaggggccaGCTTTGGTGTCCATAGGGAGGACAGTGGATGGTCCTTCAGGGAGGGAGATGTGAGGCTGGCCCCTGGGACTGGGGCCGGGCCCTGGGTGAGGTTCCCTTAGACGGAGGGAGCAGGGCTGCGGGGCcctgagcagagggagacagggagccGGCCCGAGTGTGGTGATGTAGGGGGGACGGGAGTCTGCGTGCGAGGCCCAGGCCGGGGAGTGAGCGTGGAGACAGGAGCTCATCCCCATGAGAGGAAACGAGGAACAGCCCTGGGGCAGGAACTGGCAGGAAAGGGTTGAGAGGGAGGCAGCAAATgactcccaggggctgggggctgagccCCAAACCAACCAAACTCAACTTTCGAGGAgattgggggcaggggggccgaCAGACACATTGAGCCACAGTGCGACTTGTAGGCTACAGATGGAAGGCAAAGTGAGGAGTGACTCACGGGCTGTGTGTTCTAGATGACAAGCACGGCTGGCCACGCGGGACTGCTGTTTGGGAGCTGCTATCTGGCAAAGTGTCCCCAACTCACCCACCAGGCCCCAAACGCCCTTGCTTTGCACACTCACGAAGGAAAGAGTTTGCTACGCCTGAGAGGCGCGCCCCAAGGCTCTGCCGGATGGAGCAGTGCTCGGCTGACGTCTCTGCTCGGTAGCAGGACTCTGAGCCATTTTCCGGCAGCTCCCAGTTGGCCATTCTGGAGGCGCCGGTGGGAGACGCCCTCACCTTCCAGTTCAAAGTCTCATCGGCCATCAGCTGGTGGAAGCGGCGCAGCGCCCGCTCCTGGAAGTCCCCGCTCTCGTAGCGCTCACGGCCGAACTCCCCCCGCACGGCGGCCTCGGCCAGCCGCAGCTGAAGGAACACCACCAGGTCCGGCTTGGGGAGGCCCACGTCTGGCTGCTTGCACCAATCCAGGGAAAAGTTCTGGCAGCACAGAACCCAACAGTTAGAGAAAGAAGGCTTAATGAGGTCTAATGTTTAGCTTCAAAATtcataaaaggggaaaaatgagctAATCCCTGACATACCAAAAATTGAGAATTCTGTCGGCCCCCACAGCCCCCTAGCAGCAGCACATCAGGAGGACGTGAGGGAGCCAGTCCGGGGCATGACGGTCACTTTCCCTGTCCTCCTCTACAGATGGAATCCCACTGACCAACCCTTCAGAGCGCAAGTGTCCTTTCAGAGGGATTCCAGCCAGCGCCCGAGGAAGGCCGGGCAGAATCGGAAGGTTATCATTTTGCAACCCCTCGTGAAGGAACCATCATCAAGGGCTGTTACCACAAACCAGACAGCCAGATGCCCTGCGGCTCTTGACAGGGGAGCCCCGTGCTTCTTCAAGTAGCCGccccaaaataaagttttaaaaaattctaatgcacagaaaaaaggacctgtattttaaaaagagatttaagagacaCTTCAAGTATGGCCCTGAAATGGATTCTGATCCAGTCTAACTGTAGAAACACAAGACAAATCAAATACTTTCTAACCGAACTGGCCACTTCGCACACGGACCGAATGACGGTATCACGAAACACCTGCTGTCTGAGGCGACGTGATGTTTGTAAGAAGTCACTTTTGGGATGTGAACTGAAATGTTGGTGGAGGAGCCGGTGATGTGTCTGATGGGTCCGAGACGAGACCAGAAGGCTCTGAGACAGGTGTCGGTGCTGGTGGTTTATCGTTTTCTCTGCTggtatatatttgaaaacttctAAGTAAGAAGCAGAACAAAGTGGTAGCAGAGCTACCATACCCCTAGAACGACAGCTCCACGGCACGGGGAGGCCGGGAAACCGCACAGAAGGCGCCCAGAAACGCACCATCTGCTCTGAAAACAAGACACTGGATGGAGAAGTGCTGCTGAGCAACCACCTTGGGAAAGGGAGGTGGTGACATCCAAGTTATCCGACAGCAAAGCTGCGGCTCCAGAAACGTCTGCTCTTCCTACGGTACACAGCAAACTAACCAAGCAGAGAAGAATCCTAACACTCCACACACTCCTGAGTCCACAGCCCGCATCTTCCCACCGGGGACCACGTGGCACTCACCTCCTTGGCGCTGGTGAAGGCGACACCAGAAAATGCGTATCTGTCAACAATGAGGGTGACGCCCTGGCTCAACTTCTTCTTAATCAGCGGCCTAAAAAACAGAGTGTGTTTCTGAGCCACGGTCCTGGCTTCACAGGCCCTGATGGTGTAATTCACTGATACAGAAACCAACACAGTAGAGGGATGAGAGGGCGGTGATCTGTGGCCTTGTGGGTATTCAGAAAAGCTCTGGATCTTCTCCTTAGAAGAGGCCACCAGGGTGCTCCCAGCAAAGCCCAATGTGAAAAAGACAAGTCCAcgaaagcaaaacaaacacaacTGATGAAGACGGATGAACGGACGAAGGCTCGCTGGCTGTCTGGGCAGGGGTGTGGAGGGCCAGGCCACCCCACTGGGAAGGAGAGCCCGGGAGAGCAAAGGCGCAGACGCAGCCAGGATGGGATGACGCTCGCTGCCTAGAGTCTGAAGGGCCAGGACAAGGGTGGATGGGGTGGCCAAGGATGTCCTCAACCAGGTGATGGCGGCTCAACCCCCATCCCCTGGCCCCAAGATCTTAGGAAGATGTGCACAAAGAGCCTGACATTAGCAAGAAGTGTCACTTGCACTTTGTGGAACAAAAAGATGTTTGTTACCTGTGACCTTGAGAAGCTCACAGAACAGTAGGGAGACAGAAGGCACACCTCCGGCAGTAAAATGCAGTTTCCATCACAGCATTACCTGTAACtgcaaactattaaaaaaattacctgacCTCATAAGCAGAAAACTGACAGAACAAACAGCTCCAGCACACGCACACGAGAATGACGCGGTTGTATGAGGAACGAGGGAGCTGTCTAACAGCCGAAAGAACACCATCTCCCGATGTCCTTAGGAAAGCAGAGTACAAACACACGGCAGGCTATGTTTTTGAAGGCGGCAAATTGGCGACTTAAGACATCACATACGTCTCTGCTTGTGTATAAGATGATTCTAGAGGGGAACACTAGAAATGAATAGGTTACCCGCAGAGGGAGGGCAAAAGTGGGTGGGTGAGGCACTGAACTTTCTCTACgactttgacttttattttatttaaaagattttatttatttatttgacagagagagacagagagagagggaacacaagcagggggagtgggagagggagaagcaggcttcccgcagagcagggagcccgacgcggggctcgatcccaggaccctgggaccatgacctgagcggaaggcagacactcaaccgactgagccacccaggcgcccctgactttgACTTTTAGAACCATTTAATGTTTCATGTTtccaaaaactaaaattaaatcaagatgggaaaaaaaaccctaaaatcatATAGTCAA
Coding sequences within it:
- the DTYMK gene encoding thymidylate kinase: MAGRRGALIVLEGVDRAGKSTQSRKLVAALCAAGHRAELLRFPERSTEIGKLLSSYLEKKSEVEDHSVHLLFSANRWEQVPLIKKKLSQGVTLIVDRYAFSGVAFTSAKENFSLDWCKQPDVGLPKPDLVVFLQLRLAEAAVRGEFGRERYESGDFQERALRRFHQLMADETLNWKMVDASKSIEDVHKEIHALCVYTIQAAAQRPLGELWK